In one window of Methanoculleus chikugoensis DNA:
- a CDS encoding glycosyltransferase, translating into MHKSERFDAGAIGMSVIHTIGDYEQYVGKEVVRRIEAKARPLHDMHVLHMNSTYYGGGVSQILSSLTLLTNSLGIETGWRVVHGPPDFFSVTKKFHNALQGAEINLSGRKKEIYEDVIHENAVRNHIDHDMVFVHDPQPLPLITHYRKKCPWVWRCHLDLTAPNREVWNYLVPFIEKYDAVVLSCGEYRQDLTRPQVFFTPGIDPFSIVNKELSGSAIDERLDHYGIPTDLPLVVQISRFDRWKDPLGVIRAFQKARKEEECTLVLVGNVATDDPEGAEVYRSLLAHRNERIIVKSVQDGALVNALQRRAAVVLQKSLREGFGLTVSEAMWKGAAVIGGNVGGIRQQIEDGKSGFLVSSVDEAAERIVRLLRDPDLRDRLGNAARERVRERFLFTRTVEQYLDLIAAFEPEFRLRKDVGLSCG; encoded by the coding sequence ATGCATAAGAGCGAACGCTTCGATGCAGGGGCGATTGGGATGAGCGTGATTCACACCATCGGGGACTACGAACAGTACGTCGGAAAAGAGGTCGTACGCCGCATCGAGGCGAAGGCACGGCCGCTCCACGACATGCACGTCCTGCACATGAACTCCACCTACTACGGCGGGGGAGTCTCCCAGATCCTCTCATCCCTGACGCTCCTGACAAACAGCCTCGGCATAGAGACCGGGTGGCGCGTCGTCCACGGCCCCCCGGACTTCTTCAGCGTGACAAAGAAGTTTCATAACGCCCTCCAGGGGGCAGAGATCAACCTCTCCGGCCGGAAGAAGGAGATCTACGAGGACGTCATCCACGAGAACGCCGTGAGGAACCATATCGACCACGACATGGTCTTCGTCCACGACCCGCAGCCGCTCCCGCTGATCACCCATTACCGGAAGAAATGCCCCTGGGTGTGGCGCTGCCACCTCGACCTCACCGCGCCGAACCGGGAGGTCTGGAACTACCTGGTCCCGTTCATTGAGAAGTACGACGCCGTTGTCCTCTCCTGCGGAGAGTACCGGCAGGACCTCACGAGACCGCAGGTCTTCTTCACGCCCGGGATCGACCCCTTCTCCATCGTGAACAAGGAACTCTCCGGGAGCGCCATCGACGAGCGCCTCGATCACTACGGCATCCCGACCGATCTCCCTCTCGTCGTCCAGATATCCCGGTTCGATCGCTGGAAGGACCCCCTGGGCGTCATCCGGGCGTTCCAGAAAGCCCGGAAGGAGGAGGAGTGCACCCTGGTTCTCGTCGGGAACGTCGCGACCGACGACCCGGAAGGTGCGGAGGTCTACCGGTCGCTTCTTGCCCACAGGAACGAACGGATCATCGTCAAAAGCGTCCAGGACGGTGCGCTCGTGAACGCGCTCCAGCGGCGGGCGGCGGTCGTCCTGCAGAAGTCCCTCCGGGAGGGGTTCGGGCTGACGGTATCGGAGGCGATGTGGAAGGGCGCGGCGGTGATCGGCGGGAACGTCGGCGGCATCCGCCAGCAGATAGAGGACGGGAAGAGCGGGTTCCTGGTCTCATCCGTCGACGAGGCGGCGGAGAGGATCGTCCGGCTGCTCCGAGACCCCGATCTCCGCGACCGGCTCGGGAACGCGGCGCGCGAGAGGGTGCGGGAGCGCTTCCTCTTCACTCGCACCGTCGAGCAGTACCTCGACCTGATCGCCGCGTTCGAGCCGGAGTTTCGGTTGAGGAAGGATGTGGGGTTGTCGTGCGGGTGA
- a CDS encoding coenzyme F420-0:L-glutamate ligase, with protein sequence MDIQVIGVRDLPLIQRGDDLPALICEKVAFEDGDILTVASSVYSKAKGFTRELAAITPGAEAVRIAAKTKEDPRFVQAVLDSSTDILLEYPFILSELPSGHIGVRAGVDHSNVEDGRLIILPPDPMGAAAEVRDAIRRITGKDVRVIVTDTCGRAFRRGQTGIAIGWAGMTAIDDYRGDTDLFGHVLEITEEAVVDEIAAFANFVMGESHQGVPAVVFRNCRAWNGHDSVYFTPREDIIRIALKENKKD encoded by the coding sequence ATGGATATCCAGGTAATCGGTGTTCGGGATCTTCCCCTGATCCAGCGAGGAGACGATCTTCCCGCCCTGATCTGTGAAAAGGTCGCGTTCGAGGACGGGGACATCCTCACCGTCGCCTCGTCCGTCTACTCGAAGGCCAAGGGTTTCACCCGCGAACTCGCCGCCATCACCCCCGGCGCGGAAGCCGTGCGGATCGCGGCAAAGACGAAGGAAGACCCGCGCTTCGTACAGGCGGTGCTGGACTCGTCCACCGACATCCTGCTCGAATACCCGTTCATCCTCTCCGAACTGCCGTCCGGCCACATCGGCGTCCGGGCGGGCGTCGACCACAGCAACGTCGAAGACGGCCGGCTGATCATCCTCCCGCCCGACCCCATGGGCGCCGCCGCCGAGGTCCGGGACGCTATCCGCCGCATCACCGGAAAGGACGTCCGGGTGATCGTCACCGACACCTGCGGGCGGGCGTTCCGGCGCGGCCAGACCGGCATCGCCATCGGCTGGGCGGGTATGACGGCCATCGACGACTACCGGGGCGACACCGATCTCTTCGGCCACGTCCTCGAGATCACCGAAGAAGCGGTCGTCGACGAGATCGCGGCCTTCGCGAACTTCGTCATGGGCGAGAGCCACCAGGGTGTGCCTGCGGTGGTCTTCCGGAACTGCCGGGCGTGGAACGGGCACGACAGCGTCTACTTCACGCCCAGGGAAGACATCATCAGGATTGCCTTGAAGGAGAACAAAAAGGATTAG
- a CDS encoding preprotein translocase subunit Sec61beta: protein MAKKSGGRLVSSAGLVNYYDSDDHRAIHISPIAVVVITAVTGVAVFVLNALF, encoded by the coding sequence ATGGCGAAGAAATCTGGCGGAAGACTGGTATCCTCTGCCGGCCTGGTCAATTACTACGACAGCGACGATCACCGGGCCATCCATATCAGCCCGATAGCCGTTGTTGTGATAACCGCCGTGACCGGAGTGGCAGTCTTTGTTCTCAATGCCCTCTTCTAA